Genomic window (Vigna radiata var. radiata cultivar VC1973A unplaced genomic scaffold, Vradiata_ver6 scaffold_332, whole genome shotgun sequence):
TCTGAGATTTCAGATTTAGACAAAGCAAGTTACATGCATTCGCTACTCAATCTTGAAGGTGAAGAGTCCAAGTGGCTCTCAGATTCGATGTCTTTTGAATGCTCATCTGAGAACCCTTCAACTCCTCTTAGCTACGAGTTTGATGCTGTTTCTGATATATCAGATTCGGACAAAGAATGCCACTTGAATTCTTTACTCATTCTTGAAGATGAAAACTCCGACCGGCTCTTAGATTATAAATCATATTGCGGATGTTCATCTGAGAATTCAACTCCTCTTAGCTCCAAGTGCGATTCTTACTATGATGTTTCAGATTTGGACAAAGCAAGTTACTTGGATTCCTTACTCATTCTTGAAGATGAAGACTCTGAGTGGCTCTCAGATTCAACTAGTTGGGACGACATTACAGTTCCTTCTTCAGTCTCTACCGGTATTTTTTTCCCTGCAGTAAACTTTGGCAACTCAGAAGATAGCATTTCAGTGGAGAATCTACTAGAAACCGCAGGAGTGGATGCTGATGAACCACTTTTTTGGCCATTGGAAGGGAAACTCGCTTGGAATTCTGAGGAACCCTGGAGCTCATTTTGTACCTCCCCAAGGAGAAGGTTAGCATTGAACTCTACATCAAAGTGTAATAAACAAAAAGGCGATGAGGCTCCATGCAGAGTGAATTCTGAAACTTCAAGGTTAAGAAGCATTTGGCCTAAAAGTTCAACAAAGATAGTACCACTAGAGTGTGAGGAATTCGAATCAGCAAAGGACTTTCTTTTGGTGGGAAAGGAGTATTTTGCTTTGGGTGAAGAGCTACCCATTGAGACAATGGTGGGGCTCAAGGAATTTGATGGACATGAAGGGTTTGATTCTGAATTCAATGATGCTTTTATGCTAGGCGTGTAATGTCTCCAATAATTCCTAACCTTGTGAAGAACAACTGCAACTTACTACAGTAAATCCTCGTATCAGAATACTTACTTAGGCTGTTAACCCACTTACCTGTTTATATGATCTAATGTTTTTCTGtgtcttaatcaaatatgtATTATCCTAATTGAACAGAACAGGTAATTAGGCACGGTTGTACAAATAGGTCACATGATGTTCCAGCAGAAATAGTTAGGTTACTGGCTAAACTTTTGACTATGCTGATGCTTATTTTCACAgtttcttcattttgtttttgtttggtatGTATCACATCATGAGACAGTGAGACATTTGTATCTGATACTGTCGTcaccatttttaattttatctccCAGGTTAATTTTGATCCATTGCTGCACCTTTCTAGAACTGTTCATGCTGAGAGGGAGAATGAGGTGGAAATGAACGTTCCTACGCCTCCCCCACGAGCTTCTTTTCTATATTAATGGTCAACTCACTGTCATGTgccacaaaaattaaaaaaccacCTTTAAATAATTCAATGGATTCGACAGGTAAATAAATGCAAACACAACAATAATAACACTCAACAACTCctccttttattttatcttaccatttctttctcaaaaataaaatattcattaacttttttttttaaatcgaCCCAATTTAATCTCACCTTAATCTTCATCTTTCTAAatctttcaaattctttttttaacaacaaattaaacCGATATTCATATGACACCTGTACAACTTCTTTATAAGAATACTacttacaaattataaaattatatatatatatatatatatatatatatatagtttttttttaattattattagtagtaataactaaaatcaaattGTGTTACTCAATTGTGAGACATAAGTCCCTACTACTTATGCTAACTAATAATGATCGTTATATACAGtgattaaagataaataattaagtttttaatttttatttttttgtagaTGGTTGTACAAACAAAAGTGAAGAAATACCAAACTATTTGAGGAACATGATATATGTTTCATCAATTAAACTCATTAAAACTAACAAACCTCTGTACGAATATCCAAAATGCTAGTCACAATATTTTTTGagtagataatattttaatcctatttcacatataaatataatatcaaaatgttTGACAGTATATAATTTCTATGAAAATATACATGTTCGATGCATTAGTTTTTAAATAGTTATGGATTCGTCAAAGTCTCCAATTAATTGAATTCATCACAATGTGAACACTTAATTGAGCCCTTATTAGCCGTGCCCTATACCAAAACAATAGTTaacaaagtttatttatttatttattttatatatgattatcaTGTGGTTAGTGCCCCAAAGATCCTTACACAGATCTTACCTAAATTtcagaagtaaaaaaaatggatattttattgaaaaataagataatcaaCGAATTCAGAAGCAACAACTTCAAAATAGCAATTTGTATTATTACGTTAAACAAggattaaaaatgaattagagattaaaaaatgatatcaaTAACTTAATGGGAAATTACGAAAGAAATGGAAAGAGTCATTTGCCCACTTCCAATTTGTTTTCCAAAAtagtagaaaaattaaatatttttaatttcatttatatctGACTTTTGTGGAAGGAAATGCGAAGGAACTATTGaggttaatattaattaattacgaaaaagaagaaaagtgaaaaaggcGTAGTCTAGAGACAAGCGTGTGATATGATCTGGCCCCACTCCGTAATCGTCCAAccaaaacacacacatacatacatacatggAAAGGGCATTTTGGGAAATTCGTGTTGTGCAGGCCTCTAACGTCGAACCTTCTCTGTTTCCTGTTTCTGCTCTTCTTTCTGCTTTAGAAATCACAGCTTTGAACTTTTGGCTCTTTTTCGTTTCTCACCAAATCCAACTCCGCTTTCGTCTTTCACACTGCCATTGACCTATTCTCTCTTCAGGTACTCTCCTCTCTCGCGCGATTCTCCTTCAATTCTCCTTTTTCctcaattcattttattattactgttaATCAGTAGTTTCTGTTGCTGATCGTCAATTATTCCGCCTTCTCTCCTGCGATTCCTCTTCCAGTTTCTGTTACTCACGCTTTGTTTAATTTCGCTATTTGAATTTTCATCGCTTGAATTCTtaagtttcttttcttactaGTCGTGGCACTTTCGATTTGAAGCTCCGTGCTGATTTGATAACTGCTACTGTCTTTTCCTTTTAGCCACCGGTGGATTTTCCCCTCCTTTTAGCTCGGAGACAGAAAAAGCTTTCGTTTCTCTCTATCCTTGTATGTAATTGACTGCCTCaaactttgtttcttgcttCTTGCTTTATGATTGCACGATTCCGTCGCAGTAAAGTGCGCTGAGTGTTTGTGATTACTGgctattattgtttttgtttttatgtattatatttaaattttgaatatgttaGAATGGCTTACTTAACATTTATTGCAGGAGATTGCTTTTAGTATCAGCTGCAATGCGTGCACCGGCTTTACTTGCTCAGTGCTTACCTGGCCTTGTACCTCATGATCGTGGAAGTCTCAGCATATCTTCCGTTCCTGAGAAAGATATTCAGCTCCCGTCACCGGCCGTGGAGATTCTCCCTTCCAAGGTACAATTCCACGTTTCTACAATCAGCTGTATCCTATCACCACCACTGAACTCCCTGAAAAATGTTGTAGTTAAAAAGTGTGACGCTGTTTTAGATTTGTCGTGCTTTGCAGGCAGTTCACACTGACAAGGATAATGGGGAGAATATGGATCATTTTAAGGTACATCTTATTATGGTTCGTATTATAGTATTTGTTTTGTGAAGGATGGCTTGACTCCTTAATGCACAATTCTTTATGGCAGATTGGTGCTTCGAAAAAGGTTTTAGattttttgttgtcttttctGTGTTAAATATCAAGACATTGATGCAAGTTTTATGTCTTGACATTGACATATGAGAGGCATTGGTTTCATAAAGGTTATGCTTCGCTGACTAAATTTGTCTGCTAAGTCATTGAAATAAGATCATTTGGTTATATTTCCATGGTTTATTGTGTGCTTTTCAAGTGTTTTACACGATgggttttcaatattttttaatagcacctaatatttttcttttttctcgaAAAATGTCCATTTATTCTTTCTGAAATTTCCTTGTATGACTATTCAGCAAGGTTaagataatgttatttttttgtatcAGTCAGTTTTATAGCTACGCACTGATGCTCTCTTAAACCTCTGACAGGGTTTAGTTAGTGTTGCTGATATTGTTGGGTTCAGTGGCTCGGAGGCAATCTCCTTGAAACCTGACGGTATGCACTTGATGTTTCAGACTTGTATGCATTGGATACatgattttgatgttttctttCGAAGAAGCACTTTCTTCCAATTTCATAAGTCCATAAAAGTAAGATACTTGAGAATTAACACAGCATACATcattattatgttataataattcttaaaccaaaatattatttggCATGAAAGGAAGGTGACAAATCTTTAAGGTGAGCTTAGTATCATCCTAATAAATTTAACCTAGCCTCTattaaatcagaaaaaaaataatgacaagATTCGTGCTGAAAAAAATGTCTTTTCAGAGTTATGCCTTTGCTATATACATGTAATTTGTTGCCTCACGAATATGAAGGACTGATGTTATCAAATTTACTCATTTGACTTTGTAGGTTATCTGAAATCCTGGACTAGTTCCATTGATCTTGTTAGTGTTCTTAAGCATGAGATTCGTGACGGGCAACTGACTTTCAGAGGAAAAAGAGTACTTGAGGTATCTTGTTAATGAACATTCTATTGCATACTACTTTGAACTTTATCTTATTCAGTTCTTGCACTTCATTGGTCCTTTCCTCACTTTTCAAATGCTCAAAATGCTATgaaattccatttttttcttcttccttgatccctattttttctaatatgttTGTTCTCTTCCCCTTGGTCCTTGGTATAAAAAAAGTCATTGTGTTAAAAGCACTGtcatttatttcttatataaagGACTGAAGGTATTATTGATTATTCATAATTTACAAATCTCTTTGCTTTCATGTATTTTGCAGCTCAGTTGCAACTATGGACTGCCTGGAATTTTCGCTTGCTTGAAGGTATGCAGTCTACAATTGGGTATCACTTAATCGTTTTTGCTGGTTCATTTGTCACTTGTCTATTATGTATAAGCTGGAAAGAATACATTAGGTAGATTTTTCCCTAAAGCAAAGTCTGTTTGGCAAGCTGTTTATACAATTGATAGACATGGATTGAAATCTAAATTGTGTAGGCAGTGGTTCTTTGTCATTTGATTGCTCGAAATACACCGTCTTCTTGGCGTGATTGccaaaagtttcattttttttagggtAATATTAGTGACAGACAATCAGGTAAATAGCAATACGAGAAATTTGTAGTGCTTTTGGGGAGAATAAATAGCATCGAGTTAACTTTTTACCAGcatatttaaagaaatacaCTCACGCTTTGCAAATAACACGGTTTGTCCTCCATTTGATTCTTTGTTTAACAGGGAGCTTCTGTGGTGCATTTTCAAGATCAGAGTGCAGAAACTGTAAGATGCACAACCATACCAAATGTCCTTGCTAATCTCAAGCAAGCCCGTGATAGGCAGAGTCGACAGCCTGAATCTCCTCTTACCCCTTCAAGACAGACTCTGGCACCATCGGTTAACTTTTATGCTGGGGACTGGGAAGAATTACCAACCGTGCTGTCTATTGTGAAAAGTGATGGATATGAAGTTATGCCTGGAATGAGTTTGAGTTTTTCTGAAGAAGATTTTATGGAAGGATGTAGCAGCCAAGATGGTAGCATCATTGGTCATGAATCTTACTCAAGACGGTCTAGGAAGCTCTCAGGAAGTCGAGCATGGGAAAGAGGCAGTGAGACGGATCAAGGAGAGGGTGGCTATGATGTTATCTTAATGACAGAGATTCCATACTCCGTTAACTCTCTGAAGAAGCTGTATGCACTTATTAAGAAGGTTTGTTTTCCTATGCTTGGTTGTCTATACTTACTGAAAATCTTGTAAGTGCTTTACTTATTCTGTTGTTCTGGTAAACATCACACATGTGGCATATGTTTATTACACAATTGGCTGATCATCATGTGATTGGATTTGGGTTGTGTCTTCCACCCTCAattgttgatttatttttagCCTCGGGCAGTAGCATATCTATTATGCAGTTGTAACTGTGTCTCTGTCCAGATTTTCGAAGTTTctccttttctatttttactgaattagaaatatttaatcGAGTTCCAAATTGTAACCGCGTAACTTTAATTCATCTTTTGTATTTTCCTTTTGATATCAGTGCTTGAGGCCGCCATATGGTGTGGTATATATAGCTCCAACCAAGAGGCACTATGTTGGATTCAGTAATGGAGTGCGGCAACTAAGGAGTCTCGTAGACGAGGAGGGCGTTTTTGGAGCACATTTAGTCAAGGATTTGGCTGATAGGGATATCTGGAAGTTCTTTCACAAGTAAACGAGAATTTGAAAATCAGATACTACGTTGGCAGACATACGATAAAAAATTCCAATGACACCAtgcatttttataatatgaatcACAGgcattcttttgttttttaaatctataatttctccatttttcttatagCTTAGTAATAATGGAGGTCTGaatttgaattattagtttatgtttACCGTGATActgttttatttaattgagtAAATCGCACATTAATCCTCGAGATTGCTTGGGTTGAACATTTCAGTCCTTGGTATTTAACAGCTGTAGGTCTTTGATTTTACAAGGTGACATTCATTAGTCTTTTTAAGTGCAAAATGATGgcagaaaataaagtaaaaaagaaatctGCTAAGTGATTTGCAATTTTAGAGATTAATATATGATTCTACAATCTCGAGAATTAATGTGGAGATTTACTCCGAATTATTTTGCACACTTATCTCGatggaaaagaaattaagataATGGAATTGTAAATCAAACAAACGTTAGTGTATTGAAAAAGTAGTAGTACTGTATGGCATAGCTGGATTTGAGTGAAAAAGTGCGAATTTTACAGAGATAGCACACTGTTACACTCTTTTCTGAATTAGCACagtaaaaatgtgttatttgaataaataaaagttacgGTGTCCTGAATGAATCagtaaaaagaaattgacaCTGTTATTTGTGTGAAAAATTCAAGAAGTGCTTTGTAAATTTAAAGCAAAAGTCAACTGCAAAACGAATACATTAATTCTAAAGATGTTCATTACTAGAGTCCtaagaaaaaaaggtaaattataaaaactgtGATATAGGCGttactattatttttgtaagatttgtcacttttgaaaaattagtttatagataattttatttgatgaataAATTATTGACCTTTTACATACTTTtactgttaaattttttatatgtataaaacCTCTTATAATATTGTCGTGTTGGAAAGAAAGTATGTTTTGAAACAAGTGTTATTTCAACTTTAAATAGTAGTTACTTTTCCCCGTTTATATCCCTAATACTCTGTTTtgtataaaaacaatattatttttatcctttttttcataaaacaaattatgtttaagaaaaaataatttattttagaataattattttcttatatatttacgAGAGAGTGAAAATATACAGAGCATACCAGAGTTTGCTACACcgttttaaattaaacaaatgtttattaatccatatatgataaataatcctaaacatgaaaaagaagaagtaacaatttaaaaagtattaaaaggTGTCCTAAAAGTACAGGTTAAAGAATTAAAagtaggtttaatacctattttggtccctcctttagGGGGATTTGTTCAAATTGGTCCctctatttttcaaaagttcacttaagtccttaATTTCGCAAAaagtgttcaatttggtccttttggGTGACGCCGTTAAGTTTCTTAACGGCACAGATGCCAGGTGGACAGTTTGTGAGTACGTGTAATGTTATGCTTTGCtacatgtttaaaaaataaaataaattatgacgTGGAATATTGAAAATAggtttaaattagaaattaaaataagggttaaattagaaattggAATTAGGGGTAAAAATTcgaattagggttaaattagtTTGGGGTAAAAATCTTGATTGTGATTgggaaaaagagaaattgagaAATTGGCACCACCAAGGTTTCGTCGTCGTCCATGGTCTTCATCGTCGTCGTCCATCGTCTTCATCAGCGGTGTAGGAGTTGATTTCGTCGTCGTCCATCGTCTTCGCAAGGTTCGCAAGTTTCGTGGTGTGGTTCACAAGGTTCGCAAGGTTCGCAAGGTTCGTGGTTTTGTTACTTACTCATTTGAATATTAAATGTTTGTGGTGTGGatgattaaaatatgattatgtttGTGTTATTGATGCTTAAGATATGATTGTGTTTGTCCTGTTCATGGTTAAAATAGCATTTCATTTTTGTCGTTTTCGTTGTTCAATGGGTCCCCTGTTGGGTGTTGAAATTGGTCCCCTGTTGTGTGTTGAAAGTGGTCCCTGTTTGTTGTTAATTTGGTCCCATGGGTCTTAATTTATGAAAGTGGTCCCCCTTTTCATTTGCAGGATAGGGTTTGGGATGGGTGAAGAGAGGTTTAAGGTCGTGGTCCACCACGGTGGGACCTTAGTAAAGGACGTGTGTCCCTTTCAGTATATAGGTGGGCATATATCATGTTGGGACATTGACCCCGACACATGGAGTTATTTTGGAGTTGTTGCTTCAATGAAAGAAATGGGTTACATGGAAGTAGAGGAGTTAGTTTACAGCATTGATAATATTTTGCATGGCCTGTGTGACGACAGTGGAGCTATGAATATGATGCAAGTAGCTAGATGTTTGGGGGAAGTGCACTTATTTGTCGTGCATAAAGTTAGTGAACCAGAGGTTGTCGAAATtgagaaggagaaagagaatGACATCCTTTACCTTTGCCAAGGGCCTGCAGAGAGTGGTGGGGGTAATGGGTCTGACGCAGTTGAGGTGGACAAAGTTGGTCCAGTTGATGTTGATGAAGTTGGTTCAGTTGAGGTCCATGAAGTGGGTGCAGTTGAGGTTGATgaagtggaggtggaggtggaggcagTGGAGGAAGTGGAGGAAGTGGAGGTGGAAGGGGAGGCAGCGAAGGCAGttgaggtggaggtggaggcagTGGAGGAAGttgaggtggaggtggaggcagTGGGTGCAGTGGAGGCTGAGGAAATGGGTGCAGTGGACGTTGAGGAGGAAGTAGAAAACAGTTGTGAGGAGGAAGTTGAAGTGGATTCTTGGGTAGAAAACACTAGTGAGGTTAGTGGTGAAGATGACATGGTGGAAGATATTGGAAGGGGGTTGTCCGATGATGATTGGGAGTCAGAACAGTTGTTAACTCCAGAAGGTAGTGAAGGTAGTGGTAGTGAGGAGGATGACAATGCTACCAAACCAAGTGCATGTCCGTTTCCTAAATTTGGAAAGCAAAAGTCAATGGTAGACTACAAATGGGAAGTTGGGacaatttttaatgataaagagGATTTTAAGGAAGCAATTAGAAACTATGCTGTTCATACTGGGAGGGATCTTAAGTTCGTAAAGAATGATAAGCGTAGGGTTCGGGTGAGATGCATGGGGGCTCAAANAAAGTGTCCATGGGTAGCTTACTTAGGATATTTGGCATCAAGAAAGATTTGGCAATTAAGGAAGGTTGTTGATACCCATGCTTGCAGCAGAcaactaaacataaaaatgatgaatagtAAATGGTTGAGTCATGAAGTAGATAAGGTGTTGCATGAAAATCCAACTATAAAGGTACAAGATATACGTAACAAAGCACTTAGGAAATGGAACACCAAGGTCTCAATTTCCAAAGCAAGAAGGGCCAAGTTAATGGCAACAAATGAACGTGAGGGAGACTTTAAAGAGCAATTTCGAAGGATTCATGACTATGGACATGAGGTCTTGAGAAGTAACCCAGGTTCAACTGTCCAGATTAAAGTGAACAGTGATAATGGTGAGGCCATTTTCGAAAGAATTTATGTATGTTTAGATGGTTGTTTTTTGAAAGGCATATATAAGGGAGAGTTGCTAACAGCAGTTGGTAGGGACCCAAATGACCAAATGCTTCCCATAGCATACGCAGTAgttgaagttgaaaataaagatagTTGGAGTTGGTTTTTGCAATTATTGATTGAAGACCTTGGTGGTAATGAAATATGTGGAGCATGCACGTGGATGTCTGACCAACAAAAGGTACATGCACTCCTtataaattttcctttttttgcaGTTTATGGCTATTCATGTATGTATGTTTCAT
Coding sequences:
- the LOC106778450 gene encoding histidine protein methyltransferase 1 homolog isoform X1, with amino-acid sequence MRAPALLAQCLPGLVPHDRGSLSISSVPEKDIQLPSPAVEILPSKICRALQAVHTDKDNGENMDHFKGLVSVADIVGFSGSEAISLKPDGYLKSWTSSIDLVSVLKHEIRDGQLTFRGKRVLELSCNYGLPGIFACLKGASVVHFQDQSAETVRCTTIPNVLANLKQARDRQSRQPESPLTPSRQTLAPSVNFYAGDWEELPTVLSIVKSDGYEVMPGMSLSFSEEDFMEGCSSQDGSIIGHESYSRRSRKLSGSRAWERGSETDQGEGGYDVILMTEIPYSVNSLKKLYALIKKCLRPPYGVVYIAPTKRHYVGFSNGVRQLRSLVDEEGVFGAHLVKDLADRDIWKFFHK
- the LOC106778450 gene encoding histidine protein methyltransferase 1 homolog isoform X2, which codes for MRAPALLAQCLPGLVPHDRGSLSISSVPEKDIQLPSPAVEILPSKAVHTDKDNGENMDHFKGLVSVADIVGFSGSEAISLKPDGYLKSWTSSIDLVSVLKHEIRDGQLTFRGKRVLELSCNYGLPGIFACLKGASVVHFQDQSAETVRCTTIPNVLANLKQARDRQSRQPESPLTPSRQTLAPSVNFYAGDWEELPTVLSIVKSDGYEVMPGMSLSFSEEDFMEGCSSQDGSIIGHESYSRRSRKLSGSRAWERGSETDQGEGGYDVILMTEIPYSVNSLKKLYALIKKCLRPPYGVVYIAPTKRHYVGFSNGVRQLRSLVDEEGVFGAHLVKDLADRDIWKFFHK